In one window of Desulforhabdus amnigena DNA:
- a CDS encoding molybdopterin-containing oxidoreductase family protein has protein sequence MGKVKRIVRSACRMCHGVCQVLVHMEGERVVRITGDPESPISRGYLCPKGAASPELLYHPDRLIYPLRRAGKRGENKWKRISWEEALDEIAHRFAAIKAESGSEYVAICQGTGRPLIEFTVRFANAFGTPNFVSVGHVCYLPRVAASKITMGQLPVTDVYGFGGKDPECMVIWGCNITHSGSADGMCGGMIERALKRAGKVIVVDPRRTKPATDATHWLQIRPGTDGALALALIHVIITEGLIDQDFVHHYTVGYEQLAEHIKPFTPEWAAPITRIPPEEIRAAARTYAALSPACMLWGSATDASASNYQTARSLLILRALTGNIDCPGGDVLWVPPKGVQQKSIFMSYEQDGAQFLPPDKIGRAVTLGKYPLERSIHPPTFWKSVVTGDPYRVRAMWIAACNPLLSQTHPLVIEKALRDHLEFTVVSEFFMTPTAALADIVLPSAMWLETDDVVNLHKIWCVLARKKVAQIGEVRDDREVILALAKRLGLEAAFPWEDYRAYLEWVLRDSGMTFDEFSDRGILQGEMRYYKYKVNGFDTPSGKFEFYSSISEALGLSPLPQYREPALSPLSSPQAAEQYPLILTTGARSRVFFVSEGRQIDSLRKANPDPIVEVHPATAQSLGIAEGDWVWIETMENRIKMRAKLFDGIAPDVVSAQHAWWFPEEGPPEYGWKRSNVNLLFGDTAGYDFETGSECLRSSLCKIYKVEMTMNS, from the coding sequence ATGGGAAAAGTCAAACGAATCGTACGTTCTGCATGCCGCATGTGTCATGGCGTGTGTCAGGTGCTGGTCCACATGGAAGGGGAGCGTGTCGTAAGGATTACTGGAGATCCTGAAAGCCCGATCAGCAGAGGTTACTTATGTCCGAAAGGGGCCGCCTCTCCGGAGCTCCTATACCATCCGGATCGATTGATCTATCCCCTCCGGCGCGCGGGAAAGCGAGGAGAAAACAAGTGGAAGCGTATCTCCTGGGAAGAAGCTCTCGATGAAATCGCCCACCGTTTCGCCGCAATAAAGGCCGAAAGCGGGTCGGAATACGTGGCCATCTGTCAGGGAACCGGCAGGCCGTTGATCGAGTTCACCGTTCGGTTCGCCAACGCCTTTGGGACCCCCAATTTCGTGTCTGTCGGCCACGTATGTTATCTGCCCAGGGTGGCGGCGAGCAAAATCACCATGGGACAGCTTCCGGTCACCGACGTTTACGGATTTGGTGGAAAGGACCCGGAGTGCATGGTGATCTGGGGCTGCAACATCACCCATTCCGGATCGGCGGACGGCATGTGCGGCGGTATGATCGAGAGGGCATTGAAAAGAGCCGGGAAGGTGATCGTCGTTGACCCGAGACGGACCAAGCCGGCAACAGACGCGACGCACTGGCTGCAAATCCGCCCGGGCACGGATGGCGCCCTTGCGCTTGCGTTGATCCATGTAATCATCACCGAAGGCTTGATAGATCAGGATTTCGTTCATCATTACACGGTCGGCTACGAGCAGCTCGCAGAGCACATCAAGCCCTTTACCCCGGAATGGGCGGCTCCCATTACCCGCATTCCCCCCGAAGAAATTCGTGCAGCCGCAAGGACTTATGCAGCTTTATCGCCCGCCTGCATGCTCTGGGGCAGCGCGACGGATGCAAGTGCGTCCAATTACCAGACGGCTCGAAGTCTGCTCATCTTGCGCGCCCTTACCGGCAACATCGACTGCCCCGGAGGCGATGTCCTCTGGGTGCCGCCAAAAGGCGTGCAGCAGAAGTCCATTTTCATGAGCTACGAACAGGATGGTGCTCAGTTCCTTCCCCCGGACAAGATAGGCCGTGCTGTCACCCTGGGGAAATATCCATTGGAGAGATCCATCCATCCGCCGACTTTCTGGAAATCCGTCGTTACCGGAGACCCCTATCGAGTCCGGGCCATGTGGATAGCCGCATGCAACCCGCTTCTGTCCCAAACGCATCCCCTTGTTATCGAAAAAGCGCTGCGGGACCACCTTGAATTCACCGTGGTCTCCGAATTTTTCATGACGCCCACGGCCGCGCTCGCAGACATTGTACTCCCGTCCGCCATGTGGCTCGAGACGGATGATGTGGTGAACCTCCACAAGATTTGGTGTGTGCTTGCACGCAAGAAGGTCGCTCAAATCGGTGAAGTCCGGGATGATCGGGAAGTCATCCTGGCGCTCGCCAAACGCCTCGGCCTGGAAGCTGCTTTTCCCTGGGAAGATTACCGTGCATACCTTGAATGGGTCCTCAGGGACAGCGGAATGACCTTTGATGAATTCAGCGATCGCGGGATACTTCAAGGAGAAATGCGCTACTACAAGTACAAAGTAAATGGATTCGACACACCCTCAGGAAAATTCGAATTCTACAGCAGCATCTCCGAAGCGCTGGGATTATCGCCCCTCCCGCAATACCGTGAACCGGCCCTTTCGCCCCTATCTTCGCCTCAAGCGGCCGAGCAATACCCCCTGATACTGACCACGGGAGCTCGAAGCAGGGTTTTCTTTGTCAGCGAAGGAAGGCAGATAGACTCTCTTCGCAAGGCAAATCCGGATCCCATCGTGGAAGTCCATCCGGCGACTGCGCAAAGCTTGGGGATCGCGGAAGGGGACTGGGTCTGGATTGAAACGATGGAAAACCGGATCAAAATGCGCGCCAAGCTTTTCGACGGCATCGCCCCCGATGTGGTCAGTGCGCAACATGCCTGGTGGTTTCCCGAAGAAGGCCCTCCGGAATACGGGTGGAAGAGATCGAATGTGAATCTTCTCTTTGGCGATACAGCCGGATATGATTTTGAAACCGGATCTGAATGCCTGCGCAGTTCCCTGTGTAAAATCTACAAAGTTGAAATGACGATGAATTCATAA